Below is a window of Escherichia coli DSM 30083 = JCM 1649 = ATCC 11775 DNA.
CTTCATCTGCGCGCTGAATGCATTGAATAATATCGGCGTCCAGTGCCTGATAATCAGCGAGTTCAGCAGTCAGTTCTGCCGGAATATCGCCCTTGCGATTCCCCACCAGTACATCCGGGTGCGGTTTATAAACAATGTAGGCGTGCGGATTACGCTCGCGTACTGTGCGTAATAACTCAAGGTTGCTCTTAATCGAGACTGTGCCTGTTTTAATAGAGGCATCGTCCTCTACCTGACCCGGCACCAGGATAACTTTTTTATCTTTGGCTTTGGCTGGTAGAGAGAAATCGGCTCCCAGGTTGTACTTGCTCAGTTTACTTTCAACCAGTCGCTGGCGTAATTTTTCAGCTCGCATCTGCTGCGCCAGCGTTAGCTGGCTATGATTAAGCAGCACTTCCAGGTCGCTGGGGCGCGTGGCGTCATAGTAGATCCCGCGTTTATCCAGTACCAACGATAGCGGCGGCAGCAGGTCAGAGCCAAGTCCGGATGAACGCAGAAAACCATCTTCCATTCGCCATAATGGCAGTGATTTTCGCTGCGCTTCGGCTCGCCATTGCTGTTCCCCCTTTACACCCCATACCACGCAGGCGCTCGCCGCAGTACAGCGACGTGAAAAACTCAGCCGGTTTGTTGGCGTTCGTAAGAAGGGTTTCAGGATCGCCGACTTCCACAGCGTTAAGCCTGGCGCCCATAAATAACCATTACGCTGTTGCAGATGTCGACGTTGTAATTGCAGCCATTGCAGCACGGTAAATAGATCGCTTACTTCTCCCGTTTGCGGATCGATATAGCGACAGTAACGCAGGTATGCAGCGGCAAAAAGTTCCTCCAGCGTGGCAGAACCGCGTCGGGCAGATAACAAAGCGGACTGCGGATGGCGATCGTCGGTTAAGCCCCAGCTTGCATACCAGGGCTGGCCGAAACATGTTACTGGTTTTCCTGCCAGCAAGGCTTCAAAGCCGTATTGGGAGGTCACGACGTAAACCCGGGAAACGTGTCGCAACAGCGACTGCGGGCTGACATTCTCGGCAATTAAACGTACTCGTTGCGTGGCGCGCAGATCGGCGAAATAACCTGTTTTCTTTCCTTCCAGTACATCTGGGTGCACCTTCACCCAAATTTCGGCTTGAGGATTTTCCGCCATCGCGGCTTCCAGCATGGCAGCAAACTCATGCGGGCCAGCATTGCCATACGTCACTGACATATCATTAAATGTCTGATCGACAACCAGAACGATGTTTGTACGTTCTGACTCATCAGCCACAAACGCAGGCGCCAGATTATATTTCGACATATCCCCGGTCACGATGGTGTGCATCGCTTCTCTGGCCTGGCTTATCAGAGCTGTATTTCCGGCTTTATCCTGTACCAGTTTCTCCAGCGCCGAAGGCTTGCTGGCATCGTAGTAAATGCCACAATCATCCACCACCAGAGAAAGCGGCGGCTCGCCATTGACGCCAAGATCCAGCGAACGCACAAATCCATCTTCCAGACGAATGACGGGTTTTCCCGCTGCTTTGGCGATGGCGACTGGTTTCGCCGCGCTGGGACGATGTCCCCACACGGCGATAGCATTAACTTCTTGCGGAACAGGGCGCAGCAGAGAAAGTTTCTGGCACGGTTGCGCCAGAAATTTCTCCAGATGCGGAATACGCCAGATGCCAGGCGAGTAAATGCCAATCATGCGTTTTCAGCCAGTTCCTGTGCCATCAGGGCGCGCACTTTTTCCAGGCATGCTGGGGTGTCGACGCCCGGACCGGTTGCGGCAACCTCAAATGTGCGGATGTTGATCCCTGCGCTCATCAACCGCAGCTGCTCCAGTGATTCTGCCTGCTCTGGCATGGACTCTGGTAACTGGCTGTAGTTTTGCAGCACATCGCGACGATAAGCGTAAATACCGACGTGTTTCAGGTAGCGCGCTTTTTCAGCATTTCGCGGATACGGAATAGGCGAACGGCTGAAATAAAGCGCATCCTGGTGGGTATTTACCACCACTTTTACCGTGCTTGGCTCGGTCGCTTCTTCGGCAGAAATCGCGTGGCATAGCGTTGCCACTGGCAACGCGGGGTCATCACGCATTCCTTGTAACAGCGTATCTACATCCCGCGGGCGAATCATTGGTTCGTCGCCCTGCAGGTTAATGTAGATATCTGCCTCGACTTTATGCATCACCTCGACCAGCCGATCGGTGCCGGATTCATGATCGTTGCGCGTCATGATGGCTTTCCCGCCAAATGCCTGCACGGCCTTTTCAACACGCTGATCGTCTGTTGCCACCCAAACTTCCGCAACGCCCGCCACCTGTAACGCACGCTCGTAAACATGCTGGATCATCGGTTTACCAACAATATCGAGCAGTGGCTTACCCGGCAGGCGCGATGAGCCATAACGAGCCGGAATGACAATAACTGCTTTGCTCATTTCAACTCCTTACAAAGACAGAATCACTTTTGCACCCACCGCCAGCTGATAGAGGATGGTGGAAATACCACGGGTAACTTCAATGTTTTTCGATTCATATTTCGGCAGAACCATAATCTCATCGCCCGGTTTGAGTGAATCCACATCTTCTGCGTTGACGGCAGCACCGTTCTGACGAATGACGATAATTCTGGCGTTACCCGATTTCTGCGTCAGGCCACCACATTTCTCGATGTAATCCTCGGTGGTCATACCCTTCTGCCAGCTCACCGCGTTCGGGAACAGCACTTCGCCATGAACCATAACCAGCGATGTTTTCTCCGGAATATTGATGACGTCGCCATCTTCAAGCAGAACAGAATCAATATTGGATTCGTTGAGGATCACTTCACCTTTCGGAACTACGGTGCGTGCTTTCGCCACAAAGCGGCTGATCAGTTGCGCTTCCTGCATTCGCAGGCTGGCTTCTTCTTTGGTGGAGGACTGGGCAGAAAGTGATGCTTCCTCCAGTTTTTGCAGCGAGAGATTCAGCATCTCTTTCTGACGCTGAGCTACTGATGGGCGATAAAGCTGAACCGCGTTCATCTGCGACATGCTGTTCGGGCGGACTTTTTCCAGAACCGCACGCATAGTGGAACCATAAGGCAGTACCATGGCATGTTCACCGGAGTGTGCGCCTTCAACCCGCACCTGAATGGTGCCGGCATAGCGGTCAGTGCTCACGATTAAGGTATCGCCATTTTGCAACATACGGCCTGGCGCAGAACTGATCGGATAGTATTCGCTGCGTTTTTGCAGCCCCTGTTTACGCATAATCGTAATGTGAGTCGCGCCAGGCTTAGGGCGCGCCCAGCTCAACGCTTCCGTTACGGGAATGCTGCTTTCGCGGAACTCAAAGTCGTAGCTGTTAAAGACATCGCCCTGAACGCTGAAAGTATGCTGACGCGGCCCGACGATGATGGTGTCACCATCGGCGAACTGCGAAAGCCCCAGTTTGCCGTTCAGCAGGAAGTCGTACAGGTTGACGTTGGAGCGCACGCGGTTACCGCGCTTGACCACAATATCAACGTAACTTCCGCGCTCTGGATCAACGCCGCCAGCCTTGATCAGATAATTGAGTAACGAATCAGACGTCACACCGCCATACAGACCAGGATTACGCACAAATCCGGTCACGTACACTTTTACTGGCTGCGCCTGTAATAAGGAGGCGTAGACGTTGACGTTGGACTGGTATACTTCCTTCACTTTGGATGTGACCAGGGCATTTAGCTGACTATTACTGACGCCAGCAACTTTCACCGGACCAACGTTCGGCAGGAAAATATTACCTTTGGGATCAACCTGTAACGCACCATCAAAGGTGAACGCACCCCACAAGCGAACCTGAATGCTATCACCCGGATTCAGAATATAGTCAGGGTTGAATCCTACCGTCGCACCGCTATCCGCGCTGGTGCCGTTGAAAAGTTGAGCACCAAACATACGGCTCATTACCACCGGCGGTGAGGGCGGCGGGGTATTGTCGAAGCCGCTCATGTTTTGCGTATCCGACTGTTGCCCGTTCAGAATACCGGTAAGCGGCGCGGCTCCTGTAAGGTTTGGGTCAGCGTTAATATCAATGGCCGCGCTGGCCTGCGCCGCGTGACAGGCGGCAATCAGTAAAATTGATTTAAATAATTTCATCACAAACTCATTCAGCGACAGCGTTAGTCTCGGTGATCTTCAATAACAGCCAGCAACAGTTTCAGGGTGCCGAACAGCAGGCAGCACACCAGTAACCAGCAGGCGATCAAATAAGGGATATTTGGAAAAGACGATTCCTGCGGCAACTGTGGCGAACTGATCACTGACAGCACCTTGAGCTTACGAGCCGCTTCTACACGGGTCTTTTCAATGGAGGTCAGGGTCAGTTTGTACAGCTCGGTGTTGAACTCTACTTTTGATTTGATTTCTTCAAAATCCACTGCCATACGGTTTAGCTTGTCACCCTGTGGCGCAGTGATTTTGCTTTGTTCTTCATCGATTTGTGCCTGCAATGACTGAATCGCATTACGCGCACTCACTACTTGCGGGGCGTCCTCACGCAGATACGTCAGCAAGTTACGCAGATCCGCTTCCATCTGGATCTTCTGGCCCATCAGCGTATTGACTAACGTGCTCGCCGCCTGTGCCTGTGCCTGTGGATCCAGAACGTTGTTGTTGTCCTGATAAGAGAGCAATTCCGCTTTGCTGGCGTCCAGACGCTGGCGTGCCTTTTCCATCTCCGTTTCTGCAAAGGCAAGCTGGTCACGCGCGATGCGATGTGACATCTCATTGATAAAGCGCTCTGACTCTTTCAGCACGGTCTGGTTAAACTTAAGCGCAAACTCCGGGCTAAAGCCCTGCGTCTGAATATTCAGTAATCCGGTTTTATCGTCATACGAGACGTTGATACGGTCCTTGTAGTACTTCAGGAATCCTTCTGCGGTTTCATCCTTGCTAAGATGATTAAGAAAATCGAGCCCGCTGTGGCTAAATGCTTCACGAAAATTTAGTTGCTTATCCAGCGCCGCCAGCATATCCGGCGAGTTGATGTACTCTTTCAGATACAAAGCATCTTCTGCGGAACTGGGGTTAGAGGCACCCAGAAGCAGACCAAAATTCAGGCTGCCGCTGTTTAAATCATCCGAGCGTTTAATGGCGACTTTCGACTCGCTCATATAGCGAGGCTGGCTGAAGATAGCCAGATAGATCAGCAGCATCGCCATCGGTGCCAGAATGATGATTTTCGCCAGGTGTTTTTGGATATCTGCCAGTGAGATGGCAGACAGACGAGCACGCATCCAGGATACGGCAGACTTCACTTTTATCAACATGTAACGATTATCAAAGTTTCAGTGGGGCGCAAACTCAATGAGAGACTAACCTCTCGAACCCCGTTGCTTAATTAGTCGAAAATGCGCACAAGGCCAGTGACTTTATTTGCCTTGTTGGTCACCAATAACGTTGAGACACGGTGTTTTTGCATTTTTTCTTCCGCTTCAATGATCATGGTGTCTTCCGGTAGCGTCAGCGGTTCACGTGTCATCATCTGCGCAGCCGTGGCGGATGTCAGAGAATCCTCTTTTTCCATAAAGCGACGCAGGTCACCGTCGGTGATAATGCCCGCTAGCCCACCTTCTGCGTCTTCTACCATCACCATTCCCTGGCATCCGCTGGTGATACGTTGAATCACGGTTTTAAATGACGCATCCAGCTGTACCGCAGGAACATCATGTTGCATGACATCAGCAACGCGGGTCAGCAGGCGACGACCTAATGAACCGCCCGGGTGATAGCGCGCAAAATCATTCGGCATAAATTTGCGTTGGCGGATCATGGCA
It encodes the following:
- a CDS encoding capsular polysaccharide biosynthesis protein; the encoded protein is MIGIYSPGIWRIPHLEKFLAQPCQKLSLLRPVPQEVNAIAVWGHRPSAAKPVAIAKAAGKPVIRLEDGFVRSLDLGVNGEPPLSLVVDDCGIYYDASKPSALEKLVQDKAGNTALISQAREAMHTIVTGDMSKYNLAPAFVADESERTNIVLVVDQTFNDMSVTYGNAGPHEFAAMLEAAMAENPQAEIWVKVHPDVLEGKKTGYFADLRATQRVRLIAENVSPQSLLRHVSRVYVVTSQYGFEALLAGKPVTCFGQPWYASWGLTDDRHPQSALLSARRGSATLEELFAAAYLRYCRYIDPQTGEVSDLFTVLQWLQLQRRHLQQRNGYLWAPGLTLWKSAILKPFLRTPTNRLSFSRRCTAASACVVWGVKGEQQWRAEAQRKSLPLWRMEDGFLRSSGLGSDLLPPLSLVLDKRGIYYDATRPSDLEVLLNHSQLTLAQQMRAEKLRQRLVESKLSKYNLGADFSLPAKAKDKKVILVPGQVEDDASIKTGTVSIKSNLELLRTVRERNPHAYIVYKPHPDVLVGNRKGDIPAELTAELADYQALDADIIQCIQRADEVHTMTSLSGFEALLHGKHVHCYGLPFYAGWGLTVDEHRCPRRERKLTLADLIYQALIVYPTYIHPTRLQPITVEEAAEYLIQTPRKPMFITRKKAGRVIRYYRKLIMFCKVRFG
- the kdsB gene encoding 3-deoxy-manno-octulosonate cytidylyltransferase; protein product: MSKAVIVIPARYGSSRLPGKPLLDIVGKPMIQHVYERALQVAGVAEVWVATDDQRVEKAVQAFGGKAIMTRNDHESGTDRLVEVMHKVEADIYINLQGDEPMIRPRDVDTLLQGMRDDPALPVATLCHAISAEEATEPSTVKVVVNTHQDALYFSRSPIPYPRNAEKARYLKHVGIYAYRRDVLQNYSQLPESMPEQAESLEQLRLMSAGINIRTFEVAATGPGVDTPACLEKVRALMAQELAENA
- a CDS encoding polysaccharide biosynthesis/export family protein, encoding MKLFKSILLIAACHAAQASAAIDINADPNLTGAAPLTGILNGQQSDTQNMSGFDNTPPPSPPVVMSRMFGAQLFNGTSADSGATVGFNPDYILNPGDSIQVRLWGAFTFDGALQVDPKGNIFLPNVGPVKVAGVSNSQLNALVTSKVKEVYQSNVNVYASLLQAQPVKVYVTGFVRNPGLYGGVTSDSLLNYLIKAGGVDPERGSYVDIVVKRGNRVRSNVNLYDFLLNGKLGLSQFADGDTIIVGPRQHTFSVQGDVFNSYDFEFRESSIPVTEALSWARPKPGATHITIMRKQGLQKRSEYYPISSAPGRMLQNGDTLIVSTDRYAGTIQVRVEGAHSGEHAMVLPYGSTMRAVLEKVRPNSMSQMNAVQLYRPSVAQRQKEMLNLSLQKLEEASLSAQSSTKEEASLRMQEAQLISRFVAKARTVVPKGEVILNESNIDSVLLEDGDVINIPEKTSLVMVHGEVLFPNAVSWQKGMTTEDYIEKCGGLTQKSGNARIIVIRQNGAAVNAEDVDSLKPGDEIMVLPKYESKNIEVTRGISTILYQLAVGAKVILSL
- a CDS encoding capsule polysaccharide export inner-membrane protein KpsE, producing the protein MLIKVKSAVSWMRARLSAISLADIQKHLAKIIILAPMAMLLIYLAIFSQPRYMSESKVAIKRSDDLNSGSLNFGLLLGASNPSSAEDALYLKEYINSPDMLAALDKQLNFREAFSHSGLDFLNHLSKDETAEGFLKYYKDRINVSYDDKTGLLNIQTQGFSPEFALKFNQTVLKESERFINEMSHRIARDQLAFAETEMEKARQRLDASKAELLSYQDNNNVLDPQAQAQAASTLVNTLMGQKIQMEADLRNLLTYLREDAPQVVSARNAIQSLQAQIDEEQSKITAPQGDKLNRMAVDFEEIKSKVEFNTELYKLTLTSIEKTRVEAARKLKVLSVISSPQLPQESSFPNIPYLIACWLLVCCLLFGTLKLLLAVIEDHRD